One region of Eremothecium gossypii ATCC 10895 chromosome II, complete sequence genomic DNA includes:
- the RTN1 gene encoding Rtn1p (Syntenic homolog of Saccharomyces cerevisiae YDR233C (RTN1) and YDL204W (RTN2)), which translates to MGHCDLLLWRNPVETGKVFGGLLVALLVLKKVNLVTFFLRVLYTTLFLSSAVEFASKFVLGQGLVTKYGVQECPNVAGMLRPKLEAALARLPAYQTQVRRLVFAASPQQTFKAAGLLYVLHILVSFFSVWTLALLSVVGAFTLPVVYHKYQREIDDAVHQGLALAKAKSAEAQKMASETAAPYIKQIDEKFGPVSHYFIPKTPSSSGPAAQKPAAPSTASSSKGSVVEPSQGASSAASFPSVPSAKIPESATKEVEEEDIDIEQLKQEMKGNKEASAL; encoded by the coding sequence ATGGGACACTGTGATTTGTTGTTGTGGAGGAATCCGGTCGAAACCGGGAAGGTGTTTGGAGGCCTATTGGTTGCTCTGCTAGTGCTCAAGAAGGTGAACCTGGTGACGTTCTTCCTGCGCGTGCTTTACACCACGCTCTTCTTGAGCTCCGCCGTGGAGTTCGCTTCTAAGTTCGTGCTGGGTCAGGGTCTAGTAACGAAGTACGGCGTCCAGGAGTGCCCGAATGTGGCGGGGATGCTGCGGCCCAAGCTAGAGGCtgcgctcgcgcgcctCCCAGCATACCAGACGCAGGTGCGCCGGCTCGTGTTTGCAGCCTCCCCCCAGCAGACCTTTAAAGCTGCTGGCCTGCTGTACGTCCTGCACATTTTGGTGTCTTTCTTCTCCGTGTGGACCCTAGCTCTACTGAGCGTTGTGGGTGCTTTCACGCTACCAGTCGTTTACCACAAGTACCAGCGTGAGATTGATGACGCAGTGCACCAGGGTCTAGCGCTAGCGAAGGCTAAGTCTGCTGAGGCACAGAAGATGGCTTCCGAAACCGCCGCTCCATACATCAAGCAGATCGACGAGAAGTTTGGGCCAGTTTCGCACTACTTTATTCCCAAGACCCCATCTTCGTCGGGACCAGCTGCGCAAAAGCCAGCGGCTCCATCGACAGCCTCGTCGAGCAAGGGCTCTGTTGTTGAGCCTTCGCAGGGGGCTTCGTCGGCTGCCTCCTTCCCTTCGGTCCCTTCGGCCAAGATCCCTGAGTCTGCTACCAAGGAGGtcgaggaggaggacatCGATATCGAGCAATTGAAGCAGGAGATGAAAGGCAACAAGGAGGCCTCTGCTTTGTAA
- the LYS4 gene encoding homoaconitate hydratase LYS4 (Syntenic homolog of Saccharomyces cerevisiae YDR234W (LYS4)), translated as MRVVRCVRRFSASRAVSGQNTTEKIVQAHAVGLRPGHRVASGDYVSIRPAHCMSHDNSWPVALKFMGLGATRVHDARQVVCTLDHDVQNRSEKNLAKYRNIELFAAQQGVDFYPARRGIGHQIMVEEGYAFPLGLTVASDSHSNTYGGVGALGTPVVRTDAAAIWATGQTWWQVPPVARVELTGELPAGVSGKDAIVALCGVFGRDEVLNHAVEFAGPGVARLTVEQRLTVANMTTEWGALSGLFPVDGVLLDWYREQVARAPAGHARLTAARVDALAERAAAMQPDTDARYAKQLTLDLSSLTHYVSGPNSVKVARPIAELAPQQLRIDKAYLLSCTNGRLEDLEAAAAVLRADGSVRQVAPGVEFYIAAASAEVEAQARARGTWDVLLSAGCIPLPSGCGPCIGLGKGLLEAGEVGISATNRNFRGRMGSKDAEAYLASPAVVAASAVLGRIAAPCEVLGLSPPAAPAVRASVAQCGAPAAADGAAAAVEVLPGFPRAITGELVLCDADNINTDGIYPGKYTYEDDIPRETMARVCMENYDLDFQHNVHAGDIVVGGYNFGTGSSREQAATALLAKGVPLVVAGSFSNTFSRNAINNALLTLELPALLQLLRERYADAPSQATRRTGVFLTWDVAAATVTVTVGSPTGERVLHQRVGEFSANLQEIIVKGGLEGWVKHALAQSA; from the coding sequence ATGCGGGTAGTGCGGTGTGTGCGGCGGTTTTCTGCGAGCAGAGCCGTGTCAGGCCAGAATACCACAGAGAAGATCGTGCAAGCGCACGCGGTCGGCCTGCGGCCCGGCCACCGGGTGGCGTCGGGCGACTACGTTTCGATCCGGCCGGCGCATTGCATGTCCCACGACAACTCATGGCCGGTAGCCTTGAAGTTCATGGGCCTCGGCGCCACGCGCGTGCACGACGCGCGCCAGGTGGTATGCACGCTCGACCACGACGTGCAGAACCGCTCGGAAAAGAACCTCGCCAAATACCGCAATATAGAGCTGTTTGCCGCGCAGCAAGGCGTGGACTTTTACCCAGCCCGCAGGGGCATTGGGCACCAGATCATGGTCGAGGAGGGCTACGCCTTCCCACTGGGTCTGACTGTCGCGTCGGACTCCCACTCTAATACGTACGGAGGCGTCGGCGCCCTAGGCACCCCCGTAGTGCGCACAGATGCGGCGGCTATCTGGGCCACGGGACAGACGTGGTGGCAGGTTCCGCCGGTGGCACGGGTGGAGCTGACAGGCGAGCTTCCTGCGGGTGTTTCTGGGAAGGACGCAATCGTGGCGCTGTGCGGGGTGTTTGGGCGGGACGAGGTGCTAAACCATGCCGTAGAGTTCGCGGGGCCAGGAGTGGCGCGGCTGACGGTCGAGCAGCGGCTGACAGTGGCCAACATGACGACGGAATGGGGCGCGCTGTCCGGGTTGTTCCCGGTTGACGGGGTGCTCCTGGACTGGTACCGCGAGCAAGTAGCGCGGGCACCAGCCGGCCACGCACGGTTGACTGCAGCCCGCGTGGACGCGCTGGCAGAGCGTGCGGCGGCAATGCAGCCAGACACAGACGCGCGCTACGCGAAGCAGCTGACACTGGACCTGTCATCACTGACACACTACGTCAGCGGCCCCAATAGTGTGAAGGTCGCGCGGCCGATAGCTGAGCTAGCGCCACAGCAGCTCCGCATAGACAAGGCGTACCTCCTGTCATGCACGAACGGGCGCCTGGAGGACCTAGaggcggcagcggcagtTCTCCGTGCAGACGGCAGTGTGCGGCAGGTGGCACCAGGCGTCGAATTCTACATTGCAGCTGCCTCTGCCGAAGTGGAAGCACAGGCGCGTGCGCGGGGGACGTGGGACGTGCTGCTGAGCGCGGGATGCATCCCGCTGCCGTCTGGATGCGGCCCGTGCATCGGACTGGGCAAAGGCCTACTGGAAGCCGGCGAGGTTGGCATATCTGCTACTAACCGGAACTTCCGCGGACGTATGGGCTCCAAGGACGCGGAGGCATACCTGGCGTCGCCCGCGGTCGTTGCAGCGTCTGCTGTCCTGGGCCGGATCGCGGCGCCGTGCGAGGTGCTTGGCTTgtcgccgcccgccgcccctGCAGTGCGTGCGTCTGTGGCCCAGTGTGGCGCACCCGCCGCAGCGGACGGAGCTGCCGCGGCCGTGGAGGTGCTGCCGGGCTTCCCGCGCGCCATCACAGGTGAATTAGTTCTATGCGATGCAGACAATATCAACACAGACGGGATCTACCCCGGTAAATATACCTACGAGGACGATATACCGCGCGAGACCATGGCGCGCGTTTGCATGGAAAATTATGACCTCGATTTCCAGCACAATGTACATGCCGGCGACATTGTTGTTGGCGGCTACAACTTCGGGACCGGCTCGTCCCGCGAGCAAGCCGCGACCGCGCTGCTTGCGAAGGGCGTGCCACTTGTCGTCGCAGGGTCCTTCAGTAACACGTTCAGCCGAAATGCCATCAATAACGCACTGCTCACCCTGGAGCTGCCGGCTTTGCTGCAGCTACTACGTGAGCGCTACGCAGACGCGCCCTCACAGGCAACTCGCCGCACAGGCGTTTTCCTGACATGGGACGTGGCCGCGGCAACCGTCACCGTCACCGTTGGCTCCCCCACCGGCGAACGCGTGCTGCACCAGAGGGTGGGCGAGTTCAGCGCAAATCTCCAGGAGATCATTGTAAAGGGCGGCCTCGAGGGCTGGGTCAAGCACGCTTTGGCGCAAAGCGCCTAA
- the PRP42 gene encoding mRNA splicing protein PRP42 (Syntenic homolog of Saccharomyces cerevisiae YDR235W (PRP42)) — MLQSFELDTDSKLHERLLKVSKFPKTLAYWEELLNYLLQLASPLNKSIDRQLCKLIRYAYESMLLQFPYLENYHVDYALFEFKLGSTAKMHKIFQKALDIFNQRSILLWVEYLKLCNEVVMSDKALFKKYETAERYIGLHFYAGEFWEMYLEQIRQRCKLPHRYVTILRKVIEIPLYDYSVFYSLWLQCIQDVKDLRQLKWFAPCSELWKKLKINVCLTSRRGPELQEAKAQLRKVTKELYMVVQYQVMEIYNLFEGKLVTHTYTSPSTLIPHEEITTWTKYLDYTATLRIYPLTSLNFQRAATVLAHYDVVWLKWANWHAEREGDYVSAQNVLVKGLQLSNRKARILSRLAVVMIRNGEYSELNTIYDDLITLYQGKLDALDLQSFLDYVQIKVFLTQPISQSRYKSANDDFLISEELMEIILKRLSSEDEAGHRILLPLLNQMYQRVPRDLLEKKLFQRIISSNWSQFLSSGYFWYEYCHMVWFDTGRSYLERRKYITKEIWPQAARYRNDGICNALQQFAASYSPDDLAILSELFDSNSKSE, encoded by the coding sequence ATGTTGCAATCCTTTGAGCTTGATACGGATTCGAAGCTGCATGAACGTCTCCTCAAGGTCTCCAAGTTTCCCAAGACGCTGGCTTATTGGGAGGAGCTATTGAACTACCTTCTGCAGTTGGCAAGCCCTTTAAACAAGTCGATTGATCGGCAGTTGTGCAAGCTAATCCGGTATGCATATGAATCGATGCTGCTTCAGTTTCCGTATCTCGAAAATTACCATGTCGACTACGCGTTGTTCGAGTTTAAGCTCGGAAGCACGGCGAAAATGCATAAGATCTTCCAGAAAGCGCTGGACATCTTCAACCAGAGGTCGATTTTGTTGTGGGTCGAGTACTTGAAACTATGCAATGAGGTTGTGATGAGCGATAAGGCGCTGTTTAAAAAGTACGAGACAGCGGAACGATATATTGGTCTGCACTTCTACGCAGGCGAGTTTTGGGAGATGTATCTAGAACAGATCCGGCAACGATGCAAGCTACCCCATCGGTATGTGACCATTCTTCGAAAGGTGATTGAGATTCCGCTATATGATTATTCTGTGTTTTATAGTCTATGGCTGCAGTGTATCCAGGACGTAAAAGATTTGAGGCAGTTGAAATGGTTTGCACCGTGTAGTGAACTATGGAAGAAACTCAAGATTAACGTTTGTCTCACATCGAGGCGGGGGCCAGAGCTGCAAGAGGCTAAAGCACAACTCAGAAAGGTTACGAAGGAACTGTACATGGTAGTGCAATACCAAGTGATGGAAATATACAATCTATTCGAGGGCAAGTTGGTTACACATACCTACACCTCACCTTCAACACTTATACCACACGAAGAAATTACGACATGGACCAAATACCTAGACTACACTGCAACCTTGCGTATATACCCACTCACGTCTCTCAACTTTCAGCGTGCAGCTACAGTCCTAGCGCACTACGATGTGGTATGGTTAAAATGGGCAAACTGGCACGCGGAAAGAGAAGGAGACTATGTGTCCGCACAAAACGTTCTAGTAAAGGGCTTACAGTTAAGCAATAGAAAAGCAAGAATTTTGTCCAGGCTTGCTGTTGTAATGATTCGTAACGGTGAGTACTCGGAATTGAACACGATATACGATGACCTCATAACATTATACCAGGGAAAGCTTGATGCCCTTGATCTACAATCATTTCTCGACTACGTTCAGATTAAGGTCTTTTTAACGCAGCCGATTTCCCAAAGTAGGTATAAATCCGCAAATGACGACTTTTTAATATCAGAAGAACTGATGGAAATCATATTGAAACGACTATCTTCTGAAGATGAAGCGGGACATCGTATCCTACTGCCCTTACTAAATCAAATGTACCAACGTGTGCCTCGAGACTTGCTTGAAAAGAAACTCTTCCAACGCATAATTAGTTCAAACTGGTCGCAATTCCTTTCATCGGGCTATTTCTGGTATGAGTACTGCCATATGGTTTGGTTTGACACCGGCAGATCATACCTCGAAAGAAGGAAGTACATTACCAAGGAAATATGGCCCCAAGCGGCCAGATACAGGAATGACGGGATCTGCAATGCTCTTCAACAATTTGCTGCAAGCTATTCTCCTGATGACCTTGCCATCTTGAGTGAGCTTTTTGATTCCAACAGCAAATCTGAATAG
- the FMN1 gene encoding riboflavin kinase (Syntenic homolog of Saccharomyces cerevisiae YDR236C (FMN1)), with the protein MPCISAYVIYSQVEKLPFSMNFISQHSVFTLKDCCEMARRPVDIPIPASPVQPFPILTEYVDIVAGFGRGSAELGIPTANVPIEQLPSEVNEMATGVYFGWARLRPNMDQEAQVHHRNDGSEVIYNFGSKLSETERGVFPIVLSVGWNPFYNNSKKTVELHILNDFEEDFYGAKIKFSFLGYIRPELNYTTKEALIEDIHTDIKIASEVLHTEPYSSLKNQL; encoded by the coding sequence ATGCCATGTATATCGGCTTACGTAATATATAGCCAAGTGGAAAAACTGCCGTTTAGCATGAACTTCATCAGTCAGCACAGCGTTTTTACACTCAAGGACTGCTGCGAAATGGCTAGGAGGCCAGTAGATATACCTATCCCTGCCTCGCCAGTGCAACCATTTCCGATACTCACTGAGTATGTGGACATTGTAGCGGGATTTGGGCGAGGTTCTGCAGAGCTGGGCATCCCGACTGCGAATGTCCCAATAGAACAATTGCCTAGTGAAGTTAACGAAATGGCCACAGGAGTATATTTTGGCTGGGCCCGGTTAAGGCCTAATATGGACCAAGAAGCGCAGGTCCATCACAGAAATGATGGGAGCGAGGTCATATACAACTTTGGCTCCAAGCTGTCGGAAACAGAGCGTGGAGTCTTTCCAATCGTGTTATCGGTAGGATGGAACCCGTTCTATAACAACAGTAAGAAGACGGTTGAGTTGCACATTTTAAACGACTTTGAAGAAGACTTCTATGGCGCCAAAATTAAGTTCAGCTTCCTTGGCTACATCCGGCCCGAATTAAACTACACCACGAAAGAGGCTTTAATCGAGGATATCCACACGGATATCAAGATAGCATCTGAGGTATTGCATACCGAGCCCTATTCTAGTCTAAAGAACCAGCTCTAA
- the GLE1 gene encoding nucleoporin GLE1 (Syntenic homolog of Saccharomyces cerevisiae YDL207W (GLE1)), with protein sequence MRFAVEELLDRDEPQEDVLGYGNCEPDGVQLWMPRKEGDKPDTVSLLVTLRAQLERMHISEKMPKLRMGGGVFVRPKVTSRVAAATTVHKDTRTSAAAPVHTMATAAEMLQPLRNKMEDLERTNRAEVERVVALKKKAEEERGRLEQQQRERAAREEQERRRREEEEQLRKIAREKQAAEAAAQREQAEKERLRQEAEARKEAEAEEAKRRRGAVNFQEVEDEYRRHMERIRTIKSDIVEPVKKDAELRKLLAQHKRKINPKFGQLTNSSTHLMELLRDMVGLIDATRSNMIAYRWILNFIAKAIVSQAETETRVKPETAVPLATLTLHLLCRYPELHELLLARVVKKCPFVIGYTCNTDTEEGRIRMGWKRNSDGKWEDETTYDERMGGMMTLYSVISRSPLPAEFITVREHPIGIAHSWKMLARLGNQDPALLTNTHFVLLGSWWDAAASHLLLHYGKQARKLLQVVADDLTTAVSDRKYVGAARLRILLEEWHQTGSIKSFPEMAA encoded by the coding sequence ATGAGATTTGCAGTTGAGGAGCTGCTTGATCGTGATGAGCCGCAGGAAGATGTCCTGGGGTACGGGAATTGTGAACCGGATGGGGTGCAGCTGTGGATGCCGCGTAAAGAGGGTGACAAGCCCGATACCGTGAGCCTCCTAGTTACGTTGCGTGCGCAACTGGAGCGAATGCATATTAGTGAAAAGATGCCCAAGCTGCGAATGGGCGGTGGGGTCTTTGTGCGGCCGAAGGTGACGTCGCGCGTAGCAGCAGCCACGACGGTGCATAAGGATACAAGAACGagcgccgcagcgccggTACATACGATGGCAACCGCGGCTGAGATGCTGCAGCCACTGCGCAACAAGATGGAGGACCTTGAACGCACCAACCGCGCGGAGGTGGAGAGGGTTGTGGCcctgaagaagaaggcggAGGAAGAGCGTGGTCGACTGGAGCAGCAACAGCGCGAACGCGCGGCTCGCGAAGAGCAGGAACGCCGGCGCCGGGAAGAagaggagcagctgcgaAAAATAGCACGGGAGAAGCAGGCGGCCGAggctgcggcgcagcgTGAGCAAGCGGAGAAggagcggctgcggcaAGAAGCGGAAGCACGGAAGGAGGCAGAGGCAGAGGAGGCCAAGCGGCGCAGGGGCGCAGTTAACTTCCAGGAAGTCGAGGACGAGTATAGAAGGCATATGGAACGGATCCGGACTATCAAGAGCGACATAGTAGAACCTGTCAAGAAGGATGCAGAGCTGCGTAAGCTTCTTGCACAGCATAAGAGGAAGATTAACCCGAAATTCGGGCAACTGACGAATAGCAGCACTCACTTGATGGAGCTTTTGCGCGACATGGTGGGGCTGATAGATGCTACGAGGTCCAATATGATTGCGTACAGATGGATATTAAACTTTATTGCCAAGGCAATTGTGTCTCAGGCAGAGACGGAAACACGCGTGAAACCGGAGACAGCCGTGCCCTTGGCAACGCTTACTTTACATCTTTTGTGCCGCTATCCTGAATTGCATGAGttgctgctggcgcgcgtTGTCAAGAAATGTCCCTTTGTAATTGGTTACACCTGCAATACCGATACTGAAGAAGGCCGCATCAGAATGGGCTGGAAGCGCAATTCGGACGGGAAATGGGAAGACGAGACCACATATGACGAGAGAATGGGTGGGATGATGACGCTCTACTCTGTTATATCAAGATCACCCCTCCCAGCAGAGTTCATCACTGTCAGAGAACACCCAATAGGCATAGCTCACTCGTGGAAGATGTTGGCCCGGTTAGGCAACCAGGACCCGGCTCTTCTCACCAACACGCATTTTGTACTTCTGGGCAGCTGGTGGGACGCCGCAGCCTCCCATCTTCTCCTGCATTACGGCAAACAGGCGCGCAAGCTATTGCAAGTAGTAGCAGACGACCTTACGACAGCAGTTTCCGACCGAAAATACGTTGGTGCAGCCCGCCTGAGGATTCTCCTGGAGGAGTGGCACCAGACAGGAAGCATTAAATCATTCCCTGAAATGGCAGCTTGA
- the MRPL7 gene encoding mitochondrial 54S ribosomal protein uL5m (Syntenic homolog of Saccharomyces cerevisiae YDR237W (MRPL7)): MMGCFARRAFSTSQYMEKAACSLVKPVHHLVKIDKSKLSPRFPELKYPKSDIRSPGFRPQETHQDRVREHYLNTLQDDLLLMNYEHNAEVKKGLKQREWDGSSPFHVNRAPRKPKGSVRQHPDIKPVNWENVPEIESVVINCYVNQAKENPFLAIGAAMQLQQITGRKPTSLYAKKDMPSFKVRRGTHMGAMIELKGRPMSQFLSTLTEIVLPRIREYKGISNKSGNGFGGISFGLTKDDVKYFPELAASPDLWPNTFGMHININTSAQTDSRARTLLSGFGLPFHGHERL; this comes from the coding sequence ATGATGGGGTGCTTCGCACGTCGCGCATTCAGCACTTCTCAGTATATGGAGAAGGCAGCATGTTCATTGGTCAAGCCTGTACATCATTTGGTGAAAATTGACAAGTCCAAGCTGTCCCCGCGGTTCCCAGAGCTGAAATATCCGAAGAGTGACATTCGGTCGCCAGGCTTCCGGCCTCAGGAGACTCACCAGGACCGTGTGAGGGAGCATTATTTGAATACGCTCCAGGATGACCTGCTTTTGATGAATTACGAGCACAATGCAGAGGTAAAGAAGGGGCTGAAACAGAGGGAGTGGGACGGATCGTCACCGTTCCACGTTAACAGAGCCCCCCGGAAGCCCAAGGGCTCAGTGCGGCAGCACCCGGACATCAAGCCAGTGAACTGGGAAAATGTGCCTGAGATTGAGTCTGTGGTGATAAACTGCTATGTGAACCAGGCGAAGGAGAACCCGTTCCTGGCGATCGGGGCGGCGATGCAGTTGCAGCAAATAACCGGCCGCAAGCCCACGTCATTATACGCGAAGAAAGATATGCCTAGTTTCAAAGTGAGACGCGGAACACATATGGGCGCGATGATTGAGCTGAAAGGGCGCCCGATGTCGCAGTTTTTATCCACGCTGACGGAAATCGTTCTACCGCGGATCAGAGAGTACAAGGGCATTTCCAACAAGTCTGGGAATGGTTTCGGAGGGATATCGTTTGGATTGACGAAGGACGATGTCAAGTACTTCCCGGAGCTTGCTGCCAGTCCAGATTTGTGGCCAAACACTTTCGGGATGCACATTAATATTAATACGTCAGCACAAACCGATAGCCGGGCCAGAACTTTGCTAAGCGGTTTTGGTTTACCGTTCCATGGTCATGAGCGCCTCTGA
- the HEM3 gene encoding hydroxymethylbilane synthase (Syntenic homolog of Saccharomyces cerevisiae YDL205C (HEM3)), with protein MGEETLRIAGRRSKLAVIQSESVKEIVQREFPNYTCTVLAKQTLGDQVQSKPLYAFGGKALWTKELEDLLYEEDLDQRIDMIVHSLKDMPTQLPEGFELGAITKRVDPSDCLVMAAGSPYKTLGDLPNGSVVGTSSIRRSAQLRRRYPHLVFASVRGNIQTRLKKLDDPENECKCIILATAGLVRLGLESRITQRFDSTIMLHAVGQGALGIETRTGDERLQAILAKVADRNSTICCLAERSLMRTLEGGCSVPIGVYSTFDEETSMLTLDGLVVSVDGADAAEATVSYKIKSDKEDAIACGQLLAAKLLEAGAKKILDAIHLPEA; from the coding sequence ATGGGAGAAGAGACTCTTAGAATTGCTGGGCGCCGCTCCAAGCTGGCGGTCATCCAGTCAGAATCTGTTAAGGAAATCGTGCAGCGCGAGTTTCCAAACTACACCTGCACGGTTCTGGCGAAGCAGACGCTGGGCGATCAAGTGCAATCCAAGCCGCTGTATGCTTTTGGCGGTAAGGCACTATGGACcaaggagctggaggacctCCTGTACGAGGAAGACCTTGACCAGCGCATAGATATGATTGTACACTCACTGAAGGACATGCCCACACAGCTGCCGGAGGGCTTTGAACTGGGCGCCATCACAAAACGTGTGGACCCCAGCGACTGTCTCGTAATGGCTGCCGGGAGCCCCTACAAGACCCTTGGCGACCTGCCGAACGGATCTGTTGTCGGCACGTCCAGCATCCGCAGATCAGCACAGTTGAGGCGGAGATACCCTCATCTTGTGTTTGCAAGCGTCCGCGGAAACATCCAGACCAGGCTGAAAAAGCTGGACGACCCAGAAAATGAGTGTAAGTGCATTATTCTCGCCACGGCAGGCCTGGTTCGACTGGGCCTGGAGTCCCGTATAACACAGCGCTTTGACAGCACTATCATGTTGCATGCAGTGGGCCAGGGTGCGCTGGGCATCGAAACGCGGACCGGAGACGAGCGCTTGCAGGCTATCCTTGCCAAAGTTGCGGACAGAAACAGCACGATCTGCTGCCTTGCAGAACGCTCCCTGATGCGCACACTGGAAGGCGGCTGCTCCGTTCCGATCGGCGTCTACTCCACGTTCGATGAGGAGACGTCGATGTTGACATTGGACGGTCTTGTGGTATCTGTAGATGGCGCGGACGCTGCCGAGGCAACTGTTTCGTACAAGATCAAAAGCGACAAGGAGGATGCCATCGCGTGCGGTCAGCTTTTGGCCGCAAAGCTCCTTGAAGCCGGTGCCAAGAAGATCCTTGATGCCATTCACTTGCCCGAAGCCTAA